From Candidatus Latescibacterota bacterium, a single genomic window includes:
- a CDS encoding NAD-dependent epimerase/dehydratase family protein — translation MESVHDDILKTLEDLTSDDPDTRLVHDAKDSGRRNILLLGGGGFLGTTLARLLLEEGHDVTVLDKFLYGNDSLQKLSTKPRLLVVEGDIRDEALLEEVMTGRDTVVNMAAIVGDEACRIDPEATWEINVAAAGLIARTARRLGVEKLMHMSTCSTYGKSDTEMLTEDSPLFPLSLYAESKIESERAIMNETGEGTQPATCIFRLSTLFGFSRRPRFDLVVNTLTGHAWKNGKIRIFGGNQWRPLLHVGDAARAVMGAIRADNSITSGKIYNTGGKNMNLTILEIGEKIVELLPATDMEVENDSKDERDYRVDFSRIQAELGFRPRYTISNGIYELIHALNNSKGLDPEEHIYSNYRWLNSNPAILKSSVGLFT, via the coding sequence ATGGAATCAGTACACGACGATATCCTGAAGACCCTGGAGGATCTGACTTCTGACGATCCCGATACCAGGCTTGTACACGATGCGAAGGATTCAGGTAGAAGGAATATCCTTCTGCTCGGAGGAGGCGGGTTTCTCGGAACCACTCTGGCGAGGCTCCTTTTAGAGGAAGGTCACGATGTGACCGTTCTTGACAAATTCCTGTACGGAAACGATTCACTGCAGAAGCTTTCGACGAAACCTCGACTCCTTGTCGTCGAAGGTGACATCCGGGATGAAGCCCTTCTCGAGGAAGTGATGACAGGCAGGGATACCGTTGTGAACATGGCTGCAATAGTGGGTGACGAAGCATGCCGTATAGACCCCGAGGCCACCTGGGAGATCAATGTGGCGGCAGCTGGACTTATTGCCCGGACAGCAAGACGTCTCGGCGTGGAAAAACTCATGCATATGTCGACATGCAGCACTTACGGCAAGAGCGATACCGAAATGCTGACCGAGGATTCTCCCCTCTTTCCACTCTCATTGTATGCCGAGAGCAAGATCGAAAGTGAGAGAGCGATCATGAACGAGACAGGAGAGGGTACACAGCCCGCGACATGCATATTCAGGCTTTCGACCCTGTTCGGATTCTCCAGGCGTCCCAGATTCGACCTGGTCGTCAACACCCTCACGGGCCACGCCTGGAAAAACGGGAAGATCCGTATCTTCGGCGGCAACCAGTGGCGGCCTCTGCTGCATGTTGGTGACGCGGCAAGAGCCGTGATGGGAGCGATCAGAGCCGACAACTCCATCACCTCCGGAAAGATCTACAATACCGGAGGGAAAAACATGAACTTGACGATCCTTGAAATCGGCGAAAAGATTGTGGAGCTGCTACCCGCTACCGATATGGAAGTGGAAAATGACTCGAAAGACGAACGTGATTACCGTGTCGATTTTTCCCGAATCCAGGCAGAACTCGGATTCAGACCCCGATACACGATCTCGAACGGTATCTATGAACTGATCCACGCCCTGAACAATTCGAAGGGACTGGATCCTGAAGAGCATATATATTCTAACTATAGATGGTTGAACTCAAACCCGGCCATCCTGAAATCAAGTGTGGGGTTGTTTACCTGA
- a CDS encoding Ig-like domain-containing protein, whose translation MSGRFLSRTVIVLSLFFVISLTGCFGSDDDSSGPDPDETAPTIVGTYPVDTATNVSRTGPFWIAFSEPMDEESVESSISGSGSSSFGYYWNDAGDTLFFSPNYLLTAIWTYNIVIGSASEDLASNEMGADFSLSFTTTLDVDMTPPTVVSVYPADGATGINAGEVLEIVFSEPIHQFHGWDVEYYMVITPLPDDGYFLYEGNSVFIYHDPFPTETEINIEITTGIQDLSGNNLEAPYPFSFTTMADDVRPYLASSVPSNHATGVSIELETMNLTFSEPMNPDMNMPDENVDARIFNLFASDPDWNEDLTALDIAIAGDLLPGCTYWVYFEDATDMADNFIDPNPTHYYFST comes from the coding sequence ATGAGCGGACGATTTCTATCCCGCACCGTAATTGTTCTATCATTGTTTTTCGTCATATCGTTGACCGGATGTTTTGGTTCCGATGACGACAGCAGTGGTCCGGATCCGGACGAGACGGCACCGACTATCGTCGGGACATATCCCGTCGATACTGCTACCAACGTGTCAAGGACCGGCCCATTCTGGATAGCTTTCAGCGAGCCCATGGACGAGGAATCGGTCGAGAGCAGCATCAGTGGCAGCGGATCCTCATCTTTCGGTTATTACTGGAACGATGCCGGTGACACACTGTTCTTTTCTCCGAATTATCTTCTCACTGCCATTTGGACTTACAATATCGTGATCGGAAGTGCATCCGAGGATCTGGCATCCAACGAGATGGGTGCAGACTTCTCACTTTCCTTCACCACGACTCTTGATGTCGACATGACTCCTCCCACCGTTGTATCTGTATACCCGGCAGACGGGGCGACAGGTATCAATGCCGGCGAAGTACTGGAAATCGTATTCAGCGAACCGATCCACCAGTTCCATGGCTGGGATGTGGAGTATTATATGGTGATCACTCCCCTGCCGGACGATGGATACTTCCTTTATGAGGGTAACTCGGTCTTCATCTATCACGATCCGTTCCCGACAGAGACCGAAATAAACATTGAGATCACTACCGGCATCCAGGACCTGTCAGGAAACAATCTCGAGGCGCCGTATCCCTTCTCGTTTACTACGATGGCAGACGATGTCAGGCCATATCTGGCAAGCTCGGTCCCGTCGAACCATGCGACCGGAGTATCGATCGAGCTGGAGACGATGAATCTCACTTTCAGCGAACCCATGAACCCGGACATGAACATGCCCGATGAAAATGTGGACGCGAGGATCTTCAATCTGTTCGCATCCGACCCGGACTGGAACGAAGATCTTACAGCCCTGGACATCGCAATCGCGGGAGACCTTCTGCCAGGATGCACCTACTGGGTCTATTTCGAAGACGCCACTGATATGGCCGATAACTTCATCGATCCCAATCCCACCCACTATTACTTCTCCACA
- a CDS encoding divergent PAP2 family protein, translating into MVHQIGIAALVSAAAAQALKPFIDLIQRRGFNIVRMIDSGGMPSSHTSLVTTLTTGVAVYQGVHSPLFGISLIFSLYFIFEATGLRQEVGNQARVLNEIIEKARETHHINSEELQELIGHTWAEVTGGFIVGLIVALIMY; encoded by the coding sequence ATGGTCCATCAGATAGGTATTGCTGCATTGGTCAGTGCGGCAGCGGCCCAGGCACTTAAACCCTTTATTGACCTGATCCAGAGACGCGGGTTCAATATTGTCCGAATGATAGATTCGGGGGGCATGCCCAGCTCACATACATCGCTTGTGACTACGTTGACCACTGGCGTGGCCGTTTATCAGGGCGTGCACTCTCCACTGTTCGGTATTTCTCTGATCTTCAGTCTGTACTTCATTTTCGAGGCCACAGGGCTCCGGCAGGAGGTCGGAAATCAGGCCAGAGTGCTCAACGAGATCATCGAAAAAGCCAGGGAGACCCATCATATAAACTCGGAAGAATTGCAGGAACTGATCGGCCACACATGGGCCGAAGTGACAGGCGGTTTTATTGTAGGCCTGATCGTGGCTCTGATCATGTACTGA
- a CDS encoding glycosyltransferase family 4 protein gives MRILMVLKRFHPDSLFGGAERSAIRLASKLVSSGLRIEFCGARMNRDWKQREKIITGDGPILVRRLPHPHLRFLGTLVYNISLFFNILQGRKRYDAVHIHFASVEMMTAALARMMGGPPVICKVACSGRAGEISIAKKRFYYPLFCRLMRRIDAFVALSEEIADELAAEGIIRSRIIRIPNGLDPQSFTAPSPGEKQAARNILDIKSDARVILFTGRLSPQKNLDILLESLPLDQSSLLMLIAGQGPERQRLESLAMRLGLDKTVRFLGPVEEVSTLYHAADIFVLPSRDEGLSNSLLEAMSSGLHVIASDVSGSSEVIEDGVSGILFPAYDRSSLNSAILEALSNSAPHMGEQARQKISADFSLVSVSDRYIELYSTLSHRWEQPESEDPEPAEEIAEHHKRPLFLINSFPPRIGGAERLVESLAAEFSRNGVSNTVVTRLSGEASLVEKRDRTLIIRIPVFGSRALRSLLFRSVSIAVLLALHRRFDCLHVHSLDAPAVIGLLYRRLTGRDLFVTIHNTGKVEALRKRFNGKRNFSRIIEESRSIVSINRTIADDLLESGCPAEKISPIPNGVDTEQFSPLDPDERYRGLSNMGILGRTIFLFVGNFHDQKGIDTLIRGWKILSERYPDSGAMLFLVGNGILFDEMKDLASSLEIDDTIVFLGRRSDVAGYLRLVDVFVQPSRWEGLSIAMLEAMSCGLPMIGTPVGGAAEIIKDRENGLLVPVDDEEALSTAMGRLLEDTILRKTLGSMARNTVKIGYSMKKCARAHMAMFDGTLSKGEDNETGKTEEGDTTSDKRDKQAPEQEIEGLSRQLS, from the coding sequence ATGAGAATACTGATGGTACTGAAAAGATTTCACCCCGATTCGCTGTTCGGAGGAGCCGAAAGGTCGGCGATCCGCCTGGCCTCGAAACTCGTGTCCTCCGGCCTGAGAATCGAATTCTGTGGCGCCAGGATGAACCGCGACTGGAAACAGAGAGAGAAGATCATAACAGGCGACGGACCGATACTGGTCAGACGTCTTCCCCATCCGCATTTGAGGTTTCTGGGCACCCTGGTCTACAACATCTCTCTTTTCTTCAACATACTTCAGGGCCGGAAAAGATACGACGCAGTCCACATACATTTCGCCTCTGTAGAGATGATGACAGCCGCCCTGGCGAGAATGATGGGCGGTCCCCCGGTTATCTGCAAAGTCGCGTGCAGCGGCCGGGCCGGCGAGATCTCCATAGCGAAGAAGCGATTCTACTATCCTCTTTTTTGTCGTCTCATGAGACGAATCGACGCTTTCGTAGCGTTGAGCGAAGAAATAGCTGACGAACTGGCAGCTGAAGGAATAATCCGGAGCAGGATCATAAGGATACCAAACGGGCTCGACCCACAGTCATTCACTGCACCCTCGCCAGGAGAAAAACAGGCTGCGAGAAATATACTCGATATAAAAAGTGATGCCCGTGTGATCCTTTTCACCGGCAGGCTTTCTCCTCAGAAGAATCTTGACATCCTGCTTGAATCCCTGCCTCTGGACCAGTCAAGCCTCCTCATGCTGATAGCCGGACAGGGCCCTGAGAGACAGCGACTCGAATCACTTGCCATGCGGCTCGGACTCGATAAGACTGTCAGGTTCCTGGGGCCGGTGGAAGAAGTTTCGACACTGTACCATGCTGCAGATATCTTCGTGCTTCCTTCCCGTGACGAGGGATTGTCCAACTCTCTGCTCGAAGCAATGTCATCAGGCTTACATGTTATCGCCTCAGATGTAAGTGGCTCATCGGAAGTGATCGAAGACGGAGTATCCGGGATACTGTTCCCGGCATATGACCGGAGCTCATTAAACAGCGCCATTCTTGAAGCTCTTTCGAACAGCGCCCCCCATATGGGAGAGCAGGCCAGGCAGAAAATATCCGCCGACTTTTCCCTTGTCTCGGTCTCAGATCGATATATCGAACTCTACTCGACCCTCTCTCACCGTTGGGAACAACCGGAGTCGGAGGACCCCGAGCCGGCTGAAGAAATAGCTGAGCACCACAAAAGGCCTCTCTTTCTCATAAACAGCTTTCCACCAAGGATCGGTGGAGCCGAACGGCTGGTCGAGTCCCTCGCTGCCGAGTTCTCACGAAATGGTGTCAGTAATACTGTCGTAACAAGATTGTCGGGTGAGGCCTCTCTGGTCGAAAAAAGGGACAGGACACTTATAATACGTATCCCGGTATTCGGATCGCGGGCATTGCGCTCACTTCTTTTCAGGTCTGTCTCCATAGCAGTTCTACTGGCACTCCACCGCCGATTCGACTGCCTTCATGTGCATTCTCTCGATGCCCCGGCTGTGATCGGGCTACTCTACCGCAGGTTGACAGGCAGGGATCTTTTCGTGACGATTCACAACACCGGAAAAGTAGAGGCGCTCAGAAAACGATTTAATGGGAAAAGAAACTTTTCGCGGATCATCGAAGAATCCAGATCGATAGTCTCCATAAACAGGACCATCGCCGATGATCTGCTCGAATCAGGATGCCCTGCCGAAAAGATCAGCCCGATCCCGAACGGAGTCGACACAGAACAGTTCAGTCCTCTCGATCCTGATGAGCGTTACAGAGGGCTGAGCAATATGGGAATCCTGGGAAGGACGATATTTCTTTTTGTCGGTAATTTCCACGACCAGAAAGGCATAGACACCCTGATCCGGGGGTGGAAGATCCTCAGCGAAAGATATCCTGATTCCGGCGCGATGCTCTTCCTTGTCGGCAATGGAATCCTTTTCGATGAGATGAAGGATCTGGCTTCCTCCCTCGAAATCGACGACACTATCGTTTTTCTCGGCAGGCGGAGTGATGTCGCAGGATATCTGAGACTCGTCGATGTATTCGTGCAACCATCACGCTGGGAGGGACTATCAATAGCAATGCTCGAGGCGATGTCCTGTGGGCTGCCGATGATCGGCACACCCGTCGGAGGCGCCGCAGAAATAATAAAGGACAGGGAAAACGGGCTTCTCGTACCAGTAGATGACGAGGAAGCTCTCTCCACCGCGATGGGAAGATTACTGGAAGACACGATCCTCCGGAAGACTCTTGGATCCATGGCCAGGAATACCGTCAAAATTGGATATTCGATGAAGAAATGCGCCCGTGCCCATATGGCGATGTTCGACGGGACGTTGTCAAAAGGAGAAGATAATGAGACTGGAAAGACTGAGGAAGGCGATACAACCTCCGACAAACGTGACAAACAGGCTCCAGAACAGGAAATTGAAGGACTTTCTCGACAGCTTTCCTGA
- a CDS encoding SLBB domain-containing protein: MAIFIAVAVIMAIAGSVVFPSVARAQTDEQREAYRKYLEMKKSGAIEDEPEGPVSIYGEKKTAIPPSSDASDGPSAVPARFGLDIFAHPPSNMTISTEIPVPPGYTLGPGDRLILNLWGSVERSFHLEIDREGKVFIPKAGELVLWGMTLASAKESIEDHIGKIYSDFSMNIVLGKIRSITVYVSGEVARPGAYTVSSLHTMFNILYLAGGPVDRGSLRRIRLIRGNSELREIDLYNLLMKGKGDDVRLESNDVIFVPVAGPLVTVSGEVRRPAVYELKGEESLGSVIDLAGGVTPSAYLDNIEILRYEENRRRVVMNVDISGDNGESLEIKIVDGDRMTIRNVDEHRFNVVFLKGEVKYPGEYEFVSGMRITDLVGREILLPGSFLDVVFISRLLDDETRQVIQVDLRKVLDDPVPAGSDAGSGRYIEGTVVESDIPLQPGDILRIFPVERMRDRANVSVEGEVRQPGVYDHGGDMTVTDLLYMAGGVREKAFLLNAEIARLVKDGNRVSEIIRFDLGEALAGPHSDSDIVLEAGDVVYIRNIPKFREHGKILISGEVFFPGTYVLENEKETLTDLVQRAGGFTSDAFLKGAVFNRSGIVKELEQRNVFDMVEALRVDEFDTSGLSLYPRTSFDVNPVKMTRIIIDLPSIMSGRDETEDIVLKPGDSIYIPGTPSGINVLGAVASSGTIKHVSGKKAFYYIDRAGGYTRRADKGEVRVLKAGGRVIKKRASSHTLEVGDAIIVPGKILHDREWLKVIQAAVSVVAGAFTTIYIVTKL, encoded by the coding sequence TTGGCGATTTTCATCGCTGTAGCCGTGATCATGGCGATCGCGGGATCTGTTGTGTTTCCATCTGTCGCCAGGGCCCAGACCGACGAACAGAGGGAAGCATACAGGAAATATCTGGAGATGAAAAAGTCCGGGGCGATCGAGGATGAACCCGAAGGCCCGGTCTCGATATATGGTGAAAAGAAAACGGCCATCCCTCCATCGTCCGATGCTTCTGATGGACCTTCTGCGGTACCAGCCAGGTTCGGCCTTGATATTTTCGCCCACCCACCTTCCAATATGACAATCTCCACCGAGATCCCGGTCCCTCCCGGATATACTCTGGGCCCTGGAGACAGGCTGATCCTGAATCTATGGGGCAGTGTCGAGAGGTCATTTCATCTTGAGATCGACAGGGAGGGAAAGGTCTTTATCCCCAAAGCCGGCGAGCTTGTACTCTGGGGGATGACCCTGGCCAGCGCGAAGGAGAGTATCGAAGACCATATTGGGAAGATCTATTCCGACTTCAGCATGAATATCGTGTTGGGCAAGATCAGGTCTATCACCGTCTATGTCAGCGGTGAAGTCGCAAGGCCGGGCGCTTACACGGTGAGCTCTCTGCATACGATGTTCAACATATTGTACCTCGCCGGTGGACCTGTGGACAGGGGGTCCCTGAGGAGGATACGCCTTATCAGGGGGAACAGCGAATTAAGGGAGATCGACCTCTACAACCTGCTGATGAAGGGCAAGGGTGACGATGTAAGACTGGAATCGAACGATGTCATCTTTGTCCCCGTGGCCGGTCCGCTGGTCACGGTGTCCGGTGAAGTCAGAAGGCCGGCCGTATATGAATTGAAGGGGGAGGAATCTCTCGGTTCCGTCATCGATCTTGCTGGAGGGGTCACTCCCTCCGCATATCTGGATAATATCGAAATACTCAGGTACGAAGAAAACAGGCGCAGGGTCGTAATGAATGTAGATATCTCCGGCGATAACGGAGAATCTTTGGAGATAAAGATTGTCGACGGCGATAGAATGACTATCCGGAATGTCGACGAACATCGGTTTAATGTCGTATTTCTCAAGGGGGAAGTGAAGTATCCCGGAGAGTATGAATTTGTCAGCGGAATGAGGATAACCGATCTTGTAGGCAGGGAAATCCTGCTTCCCGGCTCGTTTCTCGACGTAGTATTCATAAGCAGGCTTCTCGATGATGAGACCAGACAGGTGATTCAGGTCGATCTGAGAAAGGTCCTCGACGATCCGGTTCCTGCCGGCAGCGACGCTGGCTCCGGAAGATACATCGAAGGGACCGTAGTAGAATCGGATATTCCACTTCAGCCGGGGGATATCCTGAGAATATTTCCTGTTGAGAGGATGCGTGACAGGGCGAATGTGTCAGTCGAGGGAGAAGTCAGGCAGCCGGGAGTCTACGATCACGGCGGGGATATGACGGTGACAGATCTGCTGTATATGGCAGGAGGAGTGAGGGAAAAAGCATTCCTGCTGAACGCCGAGATAGCGAGGCTCGTGAAAGACGGCAACAGGGTCTCGGAGATCATCAGATTCGATCTTGGAGAGGCGCTGGCAGGCCCGCATAGTGACAGCGACATCGTTCTGGAAGCGGGCGACGTTGTCTATATCAGGAATATCCCGAAGTTCAGAGAGCACGGAAAAATATTGATAAGTGGTGAAGTCTTTTTCCCCGGCACTTATGTGCTGGAAAATGAAAAGGAGACCTTGACGGATCTGGTGCAAAGAGCTGGTGGTTTTACAAGCGACGCTTTTTTGAAAGGTGCCGTGTTTAATCGTTCCGGAATAGTAAAGGAACTTGAGCAACGAAATGTGTTCGATATGGTCGAGGCTCTGCGTGTGGATGAGTTCGACACATCCGGACTGTCCTTGTATCCGAGGACCAGTTTTGATGTTAACCCTGTCAAGATGACCAGGATCATCATAGACCTTCCCTCGATAATGAGCGGGAGAGATGAAACAGAGGATATCGTCCTCAAGCCTGGAGACAGCATTTATATCCCCGGGACGCCCTCAGGTATAAATGTCCTTGGTGCCGTAGCGTCGAGTGGAACGATCAAGCATGTCAGTGGAAAGAAGGCTTTTTACTACATCGACCGTGCCGGAGGATATACTCGAAGGGCCGACAAGGGGGAAGTAAGGGTGCTCAAGGCAGGTGGCCGGGTCATAAAGAAAAGAGCTTCCTCTCATACCCTGGAGGTCGGTGACGCGATAATCGTACCCGGAAAGATCCTCCATGACAGAGAATGGTTGAAGGTGATCCAGGCAGCTGTCTCAGTGGTGGCTGGCGCGTTCACGACGATCTATATCGTGACAAAACTCTGA
- a CDS encoding DegT/DnrJ/EryC1/StrS family aminotransferase, with protein MKEQVADFNVMEEKDEVIGSSGPAFEEIVPIIRPNLPDWEPVRDRLESIYRSKMLTNHKTVEELEKKVADFIGVRNAVALSSCTSGLILLMKALGITGEVIVPSFTFSATGHAIFWAGAKPVFVDCSYRDWNISVESVLAAVSDDTEAILGVHIFGNPAPVAALEEVAEELGIPLIFDAAHGFGAMMDEKRIGAFGKAEVFSMSPTKLITGGEGGILTTDDDALAEDIRYMRNYGNRGDYDCFTAGLNARMPEFNAAMILESIELVDPEINERSRLAALYRKELGGIDGISFQDIPRGCRHSWKDFTIAVDPSIFGIDRDRLHDLLLEQNIQTRKYFYPPLHRQSAYKDLEHRSVNLTFTEWLTKNVLTLPLYSHLKETGIKRIAETIRKIHKNAGND; from the coding sequence GTGAAAGAGCAGGTTGCAGATTTCAATGTGATGGAGGAAAAAGACGAGGTCATCGGATCATCAGGTCCCGCATTCGAAGAGATCGTCCCGATTATCCGCCCGAATCTTCCAGATTGGGAGCCGGTCAGGGACCGCCTCGAATCGATCTACAGATCGAAGATGCTGACCAATCACAAAACTGTCGAGGAATTGGAGAAGAAAGTCGCAGACTTCATCGGAGTCAGAAATGCCGTAGCACTTTCCTCCTGCACTTCGGGTCTCATCCTCCTCATGAAGGCCCTGGGAATAACAGGTGAAGTAATCGTTCCGAGTTTTACTTTCTCCGCTACAGGTCACGCTATTTTCTGGGCAGGCGCCAAACCTGTTTTCGTCGATTGCAGCTACAGGGATTGGAATATTTCCGTAGAATCGGTCCTCGCCGCTGTCTCGGACGATACGGAAGCGATACTTGGGGTCCATATATTCGGTAACCCCGCTCCAGTAGCCGCACTCGAAGAAGTTGCAGAAGAATTGGGCATACCTCTTATCTTCGACGCTGCTCACGGATTCGGCGCCATGATGGATGAAAAAAGGATCGGAGCCTTTGGCAAGGCCGAAGTATTCAGCATGAGTCCGACCAAACTGATAACCGGTGGAGAGGGCGGGATCCTCACGACAGATGACGATGCCCTGGCCGAAGACATCAGGTATATGAGAAATTACGGCAACAGGGGTGATTACGATTGCTTCACTGCCGGATTAAACGCGAGAATGCCCGAATTCAATGCGGCCATGATACTCGAAAGCATCGAGTTGGTAGATCCCGAGATAAACGAACGCTCCAGACTTGCGGCCCTCTACAGAAAAGAACTTGGCGGGATAGATGGAATCAGTTTTCAGGATATTCCTCGCGGCTGCAGGCACAGCTGGAAAGATTTTACAATTGCGGTGGATCCATCCATCTTCGGAATCGACCGCGACCGACTGCACGATCTTCTCCTCGAACAGAACATACAGACAAGAAAATACTTCTATCCACCCCTGCATCGACAGTCGGCCTACAAGGACCTGGAACACCGCAGCGTCAACCTGACCTTCACCGAGTGGCTGACAAAGAACGTACTTACGCTTCCACTTTATTCGCACCTGAAAGAAACCGGAATAAAGCGGATAGCTGAAACTATCAGGAAAATTCATAAAAACGCCGGAAACGACTGA
- a CDS encoding class I SAM-dependent methyltransferase codes for MRLERLRKAIQPPTNVTNRLQNRKLKDFLDSFPERSIILDMGAGRKKTIDDIVSIDIYMAPGVDILGDIHDLPFDEGSIDGIIARGVLEHVKYPDEVVAEFFRVLKPHGRVFSSIPFMQGYHPSPGDYRRYTVDGIELLFSRFDKIDCGITRGSASSYVWIAREFFSELFSLGSLTLYKAFKILFGWLLQPVKYLDPITEHHRMGHIVASGFTFVGEKPEQG; via the coding sequence ATGAGACTGGAAAGACTGAGGAAGGCGATACAACCTCCGACAAACGTGACAAACAGGCTCCAGAACAGGAAATTGAAGGACTTTCTCGACAGCTTTCCTGAGAGAAGTATCATCCTCGACATGGGAGCCGGAAGAAAAAAGACGATCGATGATATTGTATCGATAGACATCTACATGGCCCCCGGTGTCGACATTCTCGGAGACATCCACGATCTCCCCTTCGATGAAGGCTCGATAGACGGTATCATCGCAAGGGGTGTCCTCGAGCACGTCAAGTACCCCGACGAAGTGGTAGCCGAGTTTTTCAGAGTCCTCAAACCGCATGGTCGCGTTTTCTCTTCCATCCCGTTCATGCAGGGATATCATCCCAGCCCTGGAGATTACCGTCGTTATACGGTGGACGGCATCGAACTCCTCTTCTCCAGATTTGACAAGATCGACTGCGGTATAACCAGGGGAAGTGCCTCCTCCTACGTGTGGATAGCGAGAGAATTCTTTTCCGAGCTTTTCTCTCTGGGAAGCCTCACCCTTTACAAAGCTTTCAAGATACTCTTCGGATGGTTGCTTCAGCCGGTGAAATATCTCGATCCCATCACCGAGCATCACAGGATGGGTCACATCGTCGCTTCAGGATTCACATTCGTGGGAGAAAAACCGGAGCAGGGTTGA
- a CDS encoding AAA family ATPase, with protein sequence MRTISIINQKGGCGKTTVAINLSAALCELDRNVLLIDMDPQSHASLGLDVTYHDVQNTTYDLLKDPRIRVKDCSFTIDQHLDIVPSSPILSAVEQELAGKSARETRLASKLARLDGEYDYVIIDSPPNVGLLTFNALVASGEVVIPVEPSYFSLQGLSRLRETLELLENETKQKVALHVLVNNIEKRTTFSRDIVGELERYHSEVLLDTTISHSVKYKESALRGVSIFGITRADRLQWEFLTLARELEERKTSLVETEDIADWMVRLHGPQVTGDEVTFTIEAPGAKKVCLTGDFTNWSHEGLQMLRDEREGVWTIKVHLSSGDYEYRFIVDEVWIKDPKNVDSVLNEFGQENSLLII encoded by the coding sequence ATGCGAACGATATCGATTATCAATCAGAAAGGTGGTTGCGGCAAGACTACGGTCGCGATCAACCTGTCGGCAGCTCTATGCGAACTCGACAGGAATGTTCTTCTGATAGATATGGATCCCCAGTCTCACGCGTCTCTTGGATTGGATGTCACATATCACGATGTACAGAATACCACATACGACCTCCTTAAAGATCCCAGGATAAGGGTGAAAGATTGCAGCTTTACCATCGACCAGCACCTGGATATTGTACCATCTTCCCCGATACTGTCTGCCGTAGAGCAGGAACTGGCAGGCAAATCAGCACGTGAGACAAGACTCGCGTCAAAGCTGGCCAGGCTGGATGGGGAGTATGACTATGTGATAATTGATTCTCCTCCAAATGTCGGGCTGCTGACATTCAACGCGCTGGTCGCTTCGGGAGAAGTGGTCATTCCGGTCGAACCGAGCTATTTTTCCCTGCAGGGGCTTTCCCGTTTGAGGGAGACACTCGAGTTGCTGGAAAACGAGACGAAGCAGAAGGTGGCTCTTCACGTACTTGTCAATAATATCGAGAAGAGGACCACATTCTCACGGGATATCGTTGGAGAGCTGGAACGGTATCACAGTGAAGTGTTGCTGGATACCACGATAAGCCACTCGGTGAAGTATAAGGAATCGGCTCTTCGTGGAGTATCGATTTTCGGGATTACACGGGCGGACAGGCTGCAATGGGAGTTTCTCACGCTGGCGCGGGAGCTCGAAGAAAGAAAGACCTCACTGGTCGAGACAGAGGACATAGCAGACTGGATGGTCAGGCTGCACGGCCCTCAGGTCACCGGAGACGAGGTCACCTTTACAATAGAGGCACCAGGAGCAAAGAAAGTATGCCTGACAGGTGATTTCACGAACTGGTCGCATGAAGGCCTGCAGATGCTGAGGGATGAAAGAGAAGGCGTCTGGACGATCAAGGTCCACCTGTCCTCCGGTGATTACGAGTACAGGTTCATTGTGGACGAAGTGTGGATCAAGGATCCGAAGAATGTTGATTCGGTATTGAACGAATTCGGGCAGGAGAACTCTCTCCTGATCATTTGA